Proteins encoded by one window of Manihot esculenta cultivar AM560-2 chromosome 10, M.esculenta_v8, whole genome shotgun sequence:
- the LOC110624910 gene encoding sorting and assembly machinery component 50 homolog: MLRNLHREIEQAATRSEAVSIQCLSSKSPSLASSISMAVEPESISENPSNGDEDLEEEDEEGEEEEEDDLEDDIQPELPNPRNQESRARIERAKLENLFRRIQTETVPLRVHDVIIKGNSKTKDSLIEAQTALLRDVSSMQDLLEASKVVNFRLQALEVFDSVKITLDSGPPELPGTANVIVEVVETKSPLSGEVGAYTKGEARSSTVEGTIKYKNIFGYGDLWDASLAYGGDHMAEVSSGVYLPRFRGLAPLTARVFLLSQDWLKFSSFKERALGLSLGLVSSRNHDLVYTLAWRTLTDPSQMASRSIRRQLGHGLLSSLKYTFKIDQRNSPLRPTRGYAFVSTSQIGGLAPDSRSLRFLRQELDIRYAIPLGFLRSALNLGISGGLIFPWGTGFLNMPSPLPERFFLGGNLSPICTLGGPIALYGFRTRGLGPTEPRRQLQINPTDDSSDPGRDYLGGDLAVTAFADVSFDFPSKWCQSKGIHGHMFASAGNIDKLTENAYQNFSLRKFVESFRTSVGVGIVVPTNLFRLELNYCYMLKKFDYDHAKSGFRVSFSTPT; this comes from the exons ATGTTAAGAAACCTCCATAGAGAAATAGAACAAGCAGCAACCAGAAGTGAAGCAGTTTCTATACAGTGCTTATCGTCCAAGTCGCCGTCTCTCGCTTCTTCCATTTCAATGGCAGTAGAACCCGAATCCATCTCAGAAAACCCTAGCAATGGCGACGAAGACCTTGAAGAAGAAGAcgaggaaggagaagaagaagaagaagacgaccTCGAAGATGACATCCAACCAGAACTGCCAAATCCTCGAAACCAAGAGTCTCGAGCACGAATAGAGCGGGCGAAGCTAGAGAACCTCTTCCGTCGGATACAGACTGAAACGGTGCCACTTCGTGTTCACGATGTGATCATCAAGGGCAACTCCAAGACCAAGGACTCCTTAATCGAAGCCCAAACGGCTTTGCTTAGAGACGTTTCGTCGATGCAGGATTTGCTGGAGGCTTCAAAAGTAGTGAATTTCAGGTTGCAGGCTCTTGAGGTCTTTGATTCGGTTAAGATCACGCTCGATTCAGGCCCGCCGGAGCTGCCTGGGACGGCTAATGTCATCGTTGAGGTTGTGGAGACTAAGAGCCCACTGTCTGGAGAAGTCGGCGCGTACACGAAAGGAGAG GCTAGATCATCAACAGTTGAAGGAACAATCAAGTACAAAAACATATTTGGTTATGGTGATCTTTGGGATGCCTCTTTGGCATATGGGGGTGACCACATGGCTGAGGTAAGTTCTGGTGTGTATTTGCCAAGATTCAGAGGACTTGCTCCCTTGACAGCAAGAGTATTCCTGCTATCCCAAGATTGGCTGAAGTTTTCTTCTTTCAAAGAACGAGCATTGGGCCTCTCTCTTGGCCTAGTTTCAAGTAGGAACCATGATTTGGTGTACACTCTTGCATGGCGCACTTTGACAGATCCATCACAAATGGCATCCAGGTCGATAAGGAGGCAGCTTGGTCATGGTCTGCTTTCATCCTTGAAATACACATTTAAGATTGACCAGAGAAATTCTCCTTTGAGGCCAACACGTGGATATGCTTTTGTTTCTACCAGTCAAATTGGTGGTCTAGCACCCGATAGTCGGAGCTTACGTTTTCTACGCCAG GAGCTTGATATTCGTTATGCAATCCCTCTTGGCTTTTTGCGCTCTGCACTAAACCTTGGCATATCTGGTGGTCTTATTTTTCCATGGGGAACTGGATTCTTAAACATGCCTTCTCCCCTACCAGAGAGATTCTTCTTGGGTGGTAATTTATCTCCAATTTGCACTTTGGGAGGTCCAATAGCATTATATGGGTTTAGGACAAGGGGACTGGGCCCCACTGAGCCTCGAAGGCAGTTGCAAATTAATCCAACTGATGATAGTTCTGACCCTGGGAGAGATTATCTTGGAGGAGATCTTGCTGTTACCGCTTTTGCAGATGTTTCTTTTGATTTTCCGTCCAAGTGGTGTCAATCAAAAGGAATTCATGGACACATGTTTGCATCTGCTGGGAATATTGACAAATTAACGGAAAATGCATACCAAAATTTCTCCTTGCGAAAGTTTGTGGAATCATTTCGAACCTCTGTGGGAGTTGGGATTGTTGTCCCTACAAATCTGTTCCGTCTGGAG TTAAACTACTGCTACATGTTGAAGAAATTTGATTATGACCATGCAAAGTCAGGGTTTCGGGTCAGCTTCTCTACACCAACATAG
- the LOC110624952 gene encoding GDSL esterase/lipase At2g31550, with amino-acid sequence MEPKATTIIIFSIVTSLSSLPSLMAAASSSNKTTYITAVFGFGDSTIDTGNNNYLPTNNRAVHPPYGIDFPTHIPNGRVSNGKLAIDFIASSLAHKIYMLPYLDPKLTDHDLLTGACFASAGSGLDPLTGMFDNVLNVSTQLDLFDEALRRIERLVGDGKARFIVENALFFFSVGTNDLLNNFYNVPIRTSEFTISGYQDFLLHKLEYAIKRLYSKGARRFALSSLGPIGCLPLQVSLFSKKLERRCVEQQNNDSIAYNRKLRLLASRLETQGARVVYCDAYNLTLDFINNPAKYGEKFD; translated from the exons ATGGAACCTAAAGCCACCACCATCATCATCTTCTCCATTGTCACCTCCCTCTCTTCACTGCCATCTTTAATGGCGGCAGCTTCATCTTCAAACAAAACAACTTATATAACTGCTGTTTTCGGATTTGGCGACTCCACAATCGATACAGGAAACAACAACTATCTTCCCACAAATAATCGAGCAGTTCATCCTCCATATGGCATAGATTTTCCTACCCATATCCCAAATGGGAGGGTCTCTAATGGCAAGCTAGCTATAGATTTCATAGCCTCTTCATTAGCCCACAAAATCTACATGCTACCTTATCTTGACCCTAAACTCACCGACCATGATCTGTTAACTGGAGCCTGCTTTGCATCAGCTGGTTCTGGTTTAGATCCTTTAACAGGAATGTTTGATAATGTGCTTAATGTATCAACTCAGTTAGATTTGTTTGATGAAGCTTTGAGAAGGATAGAGAGATTAGTTGGTGATGGGAAGGCTAGATTTATAGTGGAAAatgctttatttttctttagtgTTGGAACCAATGACTTGCTCAATAATTTCTATAATGTGCCTATAAGGACATCTGAGTTTACAATTTCAGGTTACCAAGATTTTCTGCTTCACAAACTTGAATATGCCATTAAG AGGCTTTACAGCAAAGGAGCAAGAAGGTTTGCGTTGTCTAGTCTGGGACCGATCGGGTGCTTGCCATTACAAGTGAGTCTATTTAGCAAGAAACTGGAACGTAGGTGTGTGGAGCAGCAGAACAATGATAGTATTGCTTATAACAGAAAGCTTCGACTCTTGGCCTCAAGATTGGAGACTCAAGGTGCCAGAGTTGTCTATTGTGACGCATATAATCTTACCCTCGACTTCATTAATAATCCGGCTAAGTACGGTGAGAAATTTGATTAG
- the LOC110624904 gene encoding UTP--glucose-1-phosphate uridylyltransferase 3, chloroplastic isoform X2: MANTTAKPISYNNTLFSSFGSKTLRFSFVNSTHFSKSLPPPLLSFSCSSSQPSWSCFSITRVSTAPVEYAPPAPDDNFQQEISRLKSLRLKLACANSLHQKLLVLDSDYRVMMFFNAHGNGVSKALSLLNLSSREWFLVKCLVAAGQEHVLSLGFELVGSEVESAKGALKSALYALVEMIERFDLKDNGEYGLEKSDNGVYLNDEDIGDLKKLLKTLAEIEQFYDCIGGIIGYQIMVLELLAQSSSEKQTTNWSHHIQESMECEFLGIHAPNVVDLSKNTEYASQAALWGIEGLPDLGEIYPLGGSADRLGLVDPDTGECLPAAMLPFCGRTLLEGLIRDLQAREFLHYKLYGKQCIIPVAIMTSSAKNNHERITSLCEKLSWFGRGRSSFQLFQQPLVPAVSAEDGQWLITKPFSPVSKPGGHGVIWKLAYDKGIFEWFYDHGRKGATVRQVSNVVAATDLTLLALAGIGLRHGKKLGFASCKRNSGATEGINVLIEKKTLDGKWAYGLSCIEYTEFDKFGITSGACYSNSLQAEFPANTNILYVDLSSVESVASSNSEKSLPGMVLNTKKQIAYEDSFGNCHSVSGSRLECTMQNIADNFLNTYLSRFYQGVEDKLDTFIVYNERRKVTSSAKRKRKHVDQSLHQFYGGSISEGSELQIEVAEFMWRNVELDGSLIVIAGNVMGSTRIDANGEPMLQYGRRCGRCRLQNVKVLNKGIDWSCGENAYWKHSVQRFEALKVILHGNAEFEANNVILEGNHVFEVPDGYKMKIISGNSGLEVQLNPIEPNMMDTGSWFWNYKINGTHILLELVEL, encoded by the exons ATGGCTAACACAACTGCAAAACCCATCTCCTATAACAATACTCTTTTTTCCTCTTTCGGCTCCAAAACTCTTCGTTTTTCTTTTGTTAACTCTACCCACTTCAGCAaatctcttcctcctcctctacTCTCCTTCTCTTGCTCTTCATCGCAACCGTCGTGGTCTTGTTTCTCAATAACGCGTGTTTCTACCGCTCCTGTAGAGTATGCTCCGCCAGCTCCTGATGATAATTTCCAACAAGAAATTTCCAGGCTTAAATCTCTGCGTTTGAAGCTTGCCTGCGCGAATTCTCTGCACCAGAAGCTGTTAGTACTTGATTCTGATTATCGGGTGATGATGTTCTTCAATGCGCATGGAAACGGGGTCTCTAAGGCTTTGAGTTTGCTTAATTTGAGTTCGAGAGAGTGGTTTTTGGTTAAGTGTTTGGTGGCGGCTGGGCAAGAGCATGTGCTTAGTTTGGGGTTTGAATTGGTAGGGAGTGAGGTGGAATCTGCGAAGGGTGCACTGAAGAGTGCGCTTTATGCGTTGGTGGAGATGATTGAGAGGTTTGATTTGAAGGATAATGGGGAGTATGGTTTAGAGAAGAGTGATAATGGGGTGTATTTGAACGATGAGGATATAGGAGACTTGAAAAAGCTGCTGAAGACTTTAGCGGAGATTGAACAGTTCTATGATTGCATTGGAGGTATCATTGG ATATCAGATAATGGTATTGGAGCTTCTTGCCCAGTCATCTTCTGAAAAGCAAACCACAAATTGGTCACACCACATTCAAGAATCAATGGAATGCGAGTTTTTGGGAATTCATGCTCCTAATGTAGTGGACCTTTCCAAAAATACAGAGTATGCATCTCAAGCTGCTCTATGGGGAATTGAG GGTTTGCCAGACCTTGGAGAAATTTATCCTCTAGGTGGTTCTGCGGACCGGCTTGGTTTGGTTGATCCAGACACAGGTGAATGTCTTCCTGCTGCAATGCTTCCATTTTGTGGAAGGACTTTATTGGAAGGCCTTATAAGAGATCTTCAG GCTAGGGAGTTCTTGCACTACAAGTTGTATGGAAAACAATGCATCATCCCTGTTGCGATCATGACAAGTTCAGCTAAGAATAACCATGAGCGTATCACTTCTCTTTGTGAAAAACTCAGCTGGTTTGGAAGAGGTCGATCCAGTTTCCAACTTTTTCAGCAG CCTCTTGTTCCTGCTGTTAGTGCAGAAGATGGGCAATGGTTGATAACCAAACCATTCTCACCTGTTTCCAAGCCTGGTGGACATGGTGTTATTTGGAAACTTGCTTATGATAAGGGAATCTTTGAGTGGTTTTATGATCATGGAAGAAAAGGTGCAACTGTACGACAAGTCAG TAATGTTGTGGCTGCAACAGACTTGACCCTTTTGGCATTGGCAGGGATTGGTTTACGCCATGGGAAG AAATTAGGCTTTGCGTCTTGCAAGCGTAACTCGGGGGCTACTGAAGGAATCAATGTTCTTATTGAGAAGAAGACTCTAGATGGAAAGTGGGCTTATGGTTTATCATGCATTGAGTACACAGAGTTCGATAAGTTTGGAATCACAAGTGGAGCATGTTATTCTAACAG TTTGCAGGCAGAGTTCCCTGCCAATACAAATATTCTATATGTGGATTTATCTTCAGTGGAGTCAGTTGCGTCAAGTAACAGTGAAAAAAGTTTACCAGGCATGGTATTGAATACAAAGAAGCAGATTGCATATGAGGACAGTTTTGGGAACTGTCATAG TGTCTCTGGTAGCCGGCTGGAATGCACAATGCAAAATATTGCagacaattttttaaatacttattTATCCAGATTTTACCAGGGTGTTGAAG ATAAGCTGGATACCTTTATTGTGTATAACGAACGAAGAAAGGTTACATCATCTGCTAAGAGGAAGAGAAAACATGTGGACCAATCTTTGCACCAG TTTTATGGAGGATCCATTTCCGAGGGCTCTGAGCTACAAATTGAGGTTGCAGAGTTCATGTGGAGGAATGTCGAG CTTGATGGGAGCTTAATTGTTATTGCTGGAAATGTCATGGGCTCAACAAGGATTGATGCAAATGGGGAGCCAATGTTGCAGTATGGTCGCAG GTGTGGAAGATGTAGACTGCAAAATGTCAAAGTTCTCAATAAGGGGATAGACTGGAGTTGTGGAGAAAATGCATACTGGAAACATAGCGTACAACGATTTGAGGCATTGAAAGTTATTCTGCATGGAAATGCAGAATTTGAGGCCAACAATGTTATCCTAGAG GGTAATCATGTATTTGAAGTTCCAGATGGCTACAAAATGAAGATCATATCAGGAAATTCAG GCTTGGAAGTCCAGCTCAACCCCATAGAACCAAATATGATGGATACTGGAAGCTGGTTTTGGAACTACAAGATAAATGGCACACACATTCTTTTGGAATTGGTAGAGTTGTAA
- the LOC110624904 gene encoding UTP--glucose-1-phosphate uridylyltransferase 3, chloroplastic isoform X1 translates to MANTTAKPISYNNTLFSSFGSKTLRFSFVNSTHFSKSLPPPLLSFSCSSSQPSWSCFSITRVSTAPVEYAPPAPDDNFQQEISRLKSLRLKLACANSLHQKLLVLDSDYRVMMFFNAHGNGVSKALSLLNLSSREWFLVKCLVAAGQEHVLSLGFELVGSEVESAKGALKSALYALVEMIERFDLKDNGEYGLEKSDNGVYLNDEDIGDLKKLLKTLAEIEQFYDCIGGIIGYQIMVLELLAQSSSEKQTTNWSHHIQESMECEFLGIHAPNVVDLSKNTEYASQAALWGIEGLPDLGEIYPLGGSADRLGLVDPDTGECLPAAMLPFCGRTLLEGLIRDLQAREFLHYKLYGKQCIIPVAIMTSSAKNNHERITSLCEKLSWFGRGRSSFQLFQQPLVPAVSAEDGQWLITKPFSPVSKPGGHGVIWKLAYDKGIFEWFYDHGRKGATVRQVSNVVAATDLTLLALAGIGLRHGKKLGFASCKRNSGATEGINVLIEKKTLDGKWAYGLSCIEYTEFDKFGITSGACYSNSLQAEFPANTNILYVDLSSVESVASSNSEKSLPGMVLNTKKQIAYEDSFGNCHSVSGSRLECTMQNIADNFLNTYLSRFYQGVEDKLDTFIVYNERRKVTSSAKRKRKHVDQSLHQTPDGALLDILRNAYDLLSCCDIELPKVEGNDRYVNSGPPFLIFLHPSLGPLWEVTRQKFYGGSISEGSELQIEVAEFMWRNVELDGSLIVIAGNVMGSTRIDANGEPMLQYGRRCGRCRLQNVKVLNKGIDWSCGENAYWKHSVQRFEALKVILHGNAEFEANNVILEGNHVFEVPDGYKMKIISGNSGLEVQLNPIEPNMMDTGSWFWNYKINGTHILLELVEL, encoded by the exons ATGGCTAACACAACTGCAAAACCCATCTCCTATAACAATACTCTTTTTTCCTCTTTCGGCTCCAAAACTCTTCGTTTTTCTTTTGTTAACTCTACCCACTTCAGCAaatctcttcctcctcctctacTCTCCTTCTCTTGCTCTTCATCGCAACCGTCGTGGTCTTGTTTCTCAATAACGCGTGTTTCTACCGCTCCTGTAGAGTATGCTCCGCCAGCTCCTGATGATAATTTCCAACAAGAAATTTCCAGGCTTAAATCTCTGCGTTTGAAGCTTGCCTGCGCGAATTCTCTGCACCAGAAGCTGTTAGTACTTGATTCTGATTATCGGGTGATGATGTTCTTCAATGCGCATGGAAACGGGGTCTCTAAGGCTTTGAGTTTGCTTAATTTGAGTTCGAGAGAGTGGTTTTTGGTTAAGTGTTTGGTGGCGGCTGGGCAAGAGCATGTGCTTAGTTTGGGGTTTGAATTGGTAGGGAGTGAGGTGGAATCTGCGAAGGGTGCACTGAAGAGTGCGCTTTATGCGTTGGTGGAGATGATTGAGAGGTTTGATTTGAAGGATAATGGGGAGTATGGTTTAGAGAAGAGTGATAATGGGGTGTATTTGAACGATGAGGATATAGGAGACTTGAAAAAGCTGCTGAAGACTTTAGCGGAGATTGAACAGTTCTATGATTGCATTGGAGGTATCATTGG ATATCAGATAATGGTATTGGAGCTTCTTGCCCAGTCATCTTCTGAAAAGCAAACCACAAATTGGTCACACCACATTCAAGAATCAATGGAATGCGAGTTTTTGGGAATTCATGCTCCTAATGTAGTGGACCTTTCCAAAAATACAGAGTATGCATCTCAAGCTGCTCTATGGGGAATTGAG GGTTTGCCAGACCTTGGAGAAATTTATCCTCTAGGTGGTTCTGCGGACCGGCTTGGTTTGGTTGATCCAGACACAGGTGAATGTCTTCCTGCTGCAATGCTTCCATTTTGTGGAAGGACTTTATTGGAAGGCCTTATAAGAGATCTTCAG GCTAGGGAGTTCTTGCACTACAAGTTGTATGGAAAACAATGCATCATCCCTGTTGCGATCATGACAAGTTCAGCTAAGAATAACCATGAGCGTATCACTTCTCTTTGTGAAAAACTCAGCTGGTTTGGAAGAGGTCGATCCAGTTTCCAACTTTTTCAGCAG CCTCTTGTTCCTGCTGTTAGTGCAGAAGATGGGCAATGGTTGATAACCAAACCATTCTCACCTGTTTCCAAGCCTGGTGGACATGGTGTTATTTGGAAACTTGCTTATGATAAGGGAATCTTTGAGTGGTTTTATGATCATGGAAGAAAAGGTGCAACTGTACGACAAGTCAG TAATGTTGTGGCTGCAACAGACTTGACCCTTTTGGCATTGGCAGGGATTGGTTTACGCCATGGGAAG AAATTAGGCTTTGCGTCTTGCAAGCGTAACTCGGGGGCTACTGAAGGAATCAATGTTCTTATTGAGAAGAAGACTCTAGATGGAAAGTGGGCTTATGGTTTATCATGCATTGAGTACACAGAGTTCGATAAGTTTGGAATCACAAGTGGAGCATGTTATTCTAACAG TTTGCAGGCAGAGTTCCCTGCCAATACAAATATTCTATATGTGGATTTATCTTCAGTGGAGTCAGTTGCGTCAAGTAACAGTGAAAAAAGTTTACCAGGCATGGTATTGAATACAAAGAAGCAGATTGCATATGAGGACAGTTTTGGGAACTGTCATAG TGTCTCTGGTAGCCGGCTGGAATGCACAATGCAAAATATTGCagacaattttttaaatacttattTATCCAGATTTTACCAGGGTGTTGAAG ATAAGCTGGATACCTTTATTGTGTATAACGAACGAAGAAAGGTTACATCATCTGCTAAGAGGAAGAGAAAACATGTGGACCAATCTTTGCACCAG ACTCCTGATGGTGCACTGTTGGATATCTTACGGAATGCCTACGATCTTCTTTCCTGTTGTGACATTGAACTTCCTAAG GTTGAAGGTAATGACAGATATGTTAATTCTGGACCACCATTTCTAATCTTTCTGCATCCTTCTCTTGGCCCACTTTGGGAGGTCACAAGACAAAAG TTTTATGGAGGATCCATTTCCGAGGGCTCTGAGCTACAAATTGAGGTTGCAGAGTTCATGTGGAGGAATGTCGAG CTTGATGGGAGCTTAATTGTTATTGCTGGAAATGTCATGGGCTCAACAAGGATTGATGCAAATGGGGAGCCAATGTTGCAGTATGGTCGCAG GTGTGGAAGATGTAGACTGCAAAATGTCAAAGTTCTCAATAAGGGGATAGACTGGAGTTGTGGAGAAAATGCATACTGGAAACATAGCGTACAACGATTTGAGGCATTGAAAGTTATTCTGCATGGAAATGCAGAATTTGAGGCCAACAATGTTATCCTAGAG GGTAATCATGTATTTGAAGTTCCAGATGGCTACAAAATGAAGATCATATCAGGAAATTCAG GCTTGGAAGTCCAGCTCAACCCCATAGAACCAAATATGATGGATACTGGAAGCTGGTTTTGGAACTACAAGATAAATGGCACACACATTCTTTTGGAATTGGTAGAGTTGTAA